The DNA segment AAGTTGTGTGTCTGTTTgtcgccctgggctcctttgggaagaaagaCAGGATATACAGTAAAAGTAAAATGTAATAACAAAGAAGAAGCAGCCACTGAATTGCTCAGATATATGAACATCCCAGTTGGCGTGCTCTGGACTGTGCCAGCCTCAGCCATCGTGTCTCCATTTGAACACTGGCTAAGATTGAAAGACAAAATTGCCTTTGCAGAAAGGGGGTATATGAGCATCACTCTCTGTCCCCATATATCGTCTGTTTGGCTTTTCTCACCTGCTGTTTCCTGCTTACCCCTTGGCATGGTGCCACGGGTCGCAGGGCCTTCTGCGCCCACGGAGAGCCCGCCAGCTGGCACCCGTGTGTTGGCAGAGTGTGTAATCTGCGTCCTTCTTGCGCAGACAAAAGCTCCCTTTTTCCTACAATTAACTGCCGACGAATCGGGCGCTATTTGCATATCAAAGAAAGTCAGCGGTAATCTGTGGTGCGGCATCTAAAGAAAGTTCTAATTACTCCTCTGTATAATTAGAATGAGTGGgcaatggagaggaggaggaggaggaggcatagaTGGAAAAGTTACCTCTCTCCGGTTGCAGGAACGAACGTCACAGGGGTAGCCAAGGCAGAGAGCCACCTGCTCTCCCATGATGGGGAGGGCTACTGTAAGCCCTGctaaagtgtatgtgtgtgtttttaatggtgctgtgggttaaaccacagagcctaggacttgctgatcagaaggtcggcggttcaaatccccgcgatggggtgagctctcattgctcggtccctgctcctgccaacctagcagttcgaaagcacgtcaaagtgcaagtagataaatagataccactctggcgggaaggtaaacaacatttccgtgcactgctctggtttgccataagcggcttagtcatgctggcctcatgacccggaagctgactgcggacaaatgccagctcccttggcctatagagcgagatgagcgccacaaccccagagtcggccacgactggacctgaaggtcaggggtccctttaccgttagcTAGCTTGCTGCAAATTTTGGGAAACTGAACGGGCTCAAAAAGTTTTCAGGGTGAACTGTCTCCCCCAAATTCACATTGATGATATGGGGCAGAGCTGCACCATTTGTGTTGGGATATGATTAGATGCTAGGAGACGATATATTtgttagatattatccttccctcctcatgtttgtgagttcagcagagtgccacccctttgcagcttaaaagggaagcttagataagctagttttagccttttagttttaATAATCCAGGGTGCTTTAAGAcagactggattttcctggtatttcctcctttcctcccccttaaAACTATAATCACTCACAAACAGCCTTGAAACATTCACTCACCAGCAATACATTTTAAAGAGTAACAGACACAGCAGCTTCGTTCAGGCAGGCTGAAAATAGTGATTGAGTTACTAAGGCAAACTTAAATCTAGCTTAAAAATGGAGTCTGAGCTGGAGCTCAGACTTGCAGACATTCTCACATTGTAGGCATGTTGGAGCTGAGTTGGGAAGACAGTGCGTTCAGGCAGGGAAAAGCATAAACAGCTACGCCTTCTTCCTGCCAGGACACAAAGGGAAGTGTTCTCACCAAGTTCTCTCTAGCAATTTTACAGAAAAGGCCAGCATCTTCACGTGGCCTCAAGTGGCCGATAACCAGGTGCAAAAcgcgcctggcgcctggctaatttcgaacactgctttGGACCTCGGGGCCCGTCCCCCGTGTCCCTTGAATGCCGCGCTGCTCATGCCCTCCCCTTGCTGTGTTGCAGATGCAGCGAGCCAGCTGCCCCCCAGCACCCTGCTGAAGGGCTTCCTGCACAGCCGCTTGTGCCAGCTGAATGCCCGCCAAGGCTCCTGCGACCCAGAGAGCGACTCCTCCCAGACCACCATCTCTCCGGAGACCTTGTGCTCCAGCCTCTGCAGCCTGGAGGACAGCCTCCTCCTCAAGGAGCTGGGCTCGCCCTCAGAACTGGCCGCCAAGCTGCTGGGCTCCATGTCGGGCGAGGAGGAGCTCCTCCTCTCCAAGTTGCCCCCACAGACAGCCGGGGAATGTGCCTTCCGGAGCCTAGCACAGCTCGAGTGCCTGGACTCAATGTACTCCATGTCCTTCACCGAGTCCTGCCTCTCGCCCACCGAAGACGAGGGCATCCCCTGCAAGGACTACAAGGGTCACGAGGACAGCTGCCAGGTCCGGAGGAAAGTGTCCGATGTGGCCTCTTCAGGCGTGGTCTCCCTGGACGAcaacgaagaggaggaggaagagcaagagGAAGACACCGGCGAGCAGTGAGACCTGCTCTCGCCGCGGCATGCTTCACCTGCCATTTTTCTGTCCTGCTCCGTGGCATCCGCCCTCGACTGTGCTCCGTGGCCCGCCTGTCGTCCCGGAGCGGGGGCTCCCCCTTCCTTCACCGGGTGGCGGCCTGGCTGTCCGCAGGGCAGGGGGAGACGGGGTGGTAAGCTGACCAGcgcccccctgccctgccctgccctcctgCCTTCACCTCCACTGTGCCATCTGATCCAACCATTGAAGCCTGAGGGGGGGGGGCCTCTCCCACGCGTGGCTCCGTGGATTTTGCCtgctgcattttctctctctttctctctcgtggTCTGTTTCGTTTTCTTTGCATGAGAATGtcttgagggtgggggtgggggtgggggaagaatcaAGCAAAGCGACAGAACAAAAGCAACAGCGGGGCAACGACAGCTGGACAAACCCCCACGCCCGCCCGCCCCCAAATCTAGGGCCTGTTGGGAGCATGCTGTGCTCTCCCCGATCTCAGTGCCCCCACCCAGGgttggtgcggggggggggagagaagaggcccGTCTCATGCTGTCCAAGTGGCATGGCTAAACTGTGATGACGACGACCCTTAAGACAATTTAActaatatatatatctataaatatatatgtatatctcCGCGCCTGACCCCTTCCCCTTCCAACTTCTCTGGCTCGAGGTTGAAGGGCTGAAACAGAATGTGGAATGCAATGGATGCTTGATTTGTTatgccttttttatataaaaagaaaaaagaaaaaaaagaaaaaaaatccacactGGCCCAAATGGACACTTCTCGGCTTTTACTGTCTTGAATTTTATACTATGGACCCGCCGGGGGAAAGAAGGGTTAAggagggagcggggggggggaattcctatGTGCTCCTCTTCCCCCCAACTCCCTTCCTTGGGAATAAGCCGGGAGCATGGCAGGGCGTCGGTGGGAGCAGCCAGTCCTCCCACCCCAGATCTTTTCtatatttttgtatgtgtgtgtgtgcgtgtgtgtctgtgttgcTGTCATCCTCGCGGGCATTGCTCTTCCTCCTGTGGACGGGTTTTCTAAGGGGTCCGCCGCTTTCTCCACGCTTCCATCCTGGACAGCCCGGGGTGGGAAAATACTGTGATCCTCATCCCACCTCTCCTCTGCCCCTTAGCAGTTCACCCCACTGCACAAGACCCCGTGAGGAAGGGATCCGCCTACCCCAGCCCCCAGCTCTAAGCAGCTCCAAATGTGAGGGGGGCCCTTACCCTCCAGCAGGGCTCTAAGGTGGTGCCAGGGGGTTAGAATGACTTCAGGTCCACTCATGCCTTGGCTAACTGTGGATTAGGGAACCTTTCATGCTCCCTTTAATTCCCCATTGTCCATGCGGCCGACTACTGCTGTTCCACCCTTTCTCACTCCTAAGCAAAGTTTCTTTGCGCTTAGAAAATCCAAACAGGATGGCTGCATCAGTTGCACAAGGACTCTccagatttattttattatttattccaattTATAATGCTCTTCACCCAAAGATACAGTATAAGGACACAAAACacgtaacaaacaaaaaaatcagaataataaataacacCCACCCCTCcgcagacacatttaaaaggcaatgggttgtttaattagccaaaggtccgGTTCTTAAAGgcatgtaatgaaggcgccagtcaagcctccctggggagagcattccacaaatgggaagccaccgcagaaaaggccctgttcttgtgttgccaccctctggacctcttgtggaggaggcacatgaagaagggcctcggatgatgatctcagggtctggatcagttcatgtggggagaggtggtccttgaggtattgcagtcctgggccctttaaggctttataggtcaagaccagcactttgaatcgggCCTGGAAAGTAATTAGCGGTAAGCACAGTTTGGGCCAGGGTAGGTGTAATACGCTTGAACTGTTTCCCCCCGCTGAGCACCCTGGCTGCTGATTTCTGCACCTTAGAATTAGGGATGAGAAAGTGTGGGGCAGCAGTAGTGTGGAGAACGCCACATGGACAAGGGGAAGTTAAAGGAGGCACAAGGCATTCAACAACCACCAGGGTATGGACAGGCCTAAACCTGTATGGTGGGTTAATTAGGCATACAGGCCAGGTTTATCTAGTCTCCAAACTTCTGCCAGTTTTATGCCAGCTCAACTGTTACGGCTGCTTCAGAAGGATCCCCCAGGGACTTTGGTTTGGTCAGAGCCCTGAGGGTTCTGTTAAAGATCCTTAGCACCTCCTCGCACAACTACTGTAGCAAAGTTCCCTGGGGAGGAGTGCTACGAAAAACCAGTGTTAAGTCTGCAGCGCGTACCTATATGCCCAGAAAAAAAGAGACACACAGATGCAAGCCTGCGTATCCCCTTGGCGTGCATCGCTCCATAAATCCTGCCACCTGCATGCACACAGGTGTACTGTAGCACAAgtctgctccctgcccccccccccacatgcacatgcagaagagacacacacacacctcttttaaAGCAGTTAAAAAGCATAACCCCTTTCCCACCCACCagtaattctgggaattgtaattcttaGGGTTGCCAGTGTTTTAAGGCTGCTCCTTCTCCTAGGTCTGTGATATCAGCCTGACCCACAGAAATGTTGCAGGCGAAGCTTCATTCACTGTCCGCCACTGTTTCTCTATGCTAAATTGCTTATCCCCTGataaatttcagtgggtcagGCAGTTGGTAAAGGCCCCAGGATCAGTaataaaagttggcaaccctaaatCTGATAGATGGCTGGTTCGCTTTAACAAAGATGTTTCAGCAACCCCAGTAGCTATGCTTCCATACACACTTTAGGGGTGAAGCCCTGCTGAGTAGTTTTAAACCATTTTGCCTGTAGCTCTTTTCCCCCATTTTAATCCCAGCTTTCTACTTGTTTCCTCGGTGCAGATGATCAACTCTAATAGATGTGAGGGCTCCCCCTggtttcctctagagggagcagaacctccatgttcagaggcagtatacctctggtCTAATCCACAGGGCTCATCTTGGGTTCATCTGATGCAGCATTCACGCAAGCCCCCCAATCCCATGACTCTGCAGATTTCATTCTTTGGCACAACTCTtcaaggcacaggagccctgccatCCATTGCACTTGGTCACTCTGTGTTCAGCATGACCATTGAGAAATATCCCTGAAGAATGCACATCAGGAGAGAAGTGCGGTAAATGCGAACACATGCCCCAAagcacttgcacacacacacaaacacacacacacagatgcatgAATACAGACCCCAACTCAAGACAATCAGGTCCTTCCCTCCTGGTTTGGCTGCCTctcctattttttgtttttaaccaggTAATCCACAGAGAGCAGGTTGGGGAGCAGTGAAATGGGACTTCTGAGAGATGCTTCTGTTTGGTGTGTGGAACGGGGAGCAGGGAAAGAACCAGGTTCCTAATATCTCTCATGATCTGGAGGTGAGGGTAGGGAAAAATGGTTTGCAGGGCCACTGGCTTCGCTGGGTATCTCCGAACCCTGCAGCCTCCAGACcttgctcctcctccttgctttcaCCATCTACTCACCTGCTTAGAGCGAGGAAAGAGCAGCATCTTCTGCTTGCCTTGTGCTCTCCACTCTGGGTGGTTGCACTAGTTGGGCTCGGAGGGAGATGGCAAAACGACGGGCAGCAGGAGCAGGACATGAGGTGGAAGTCTGGAAATGAGTGGTTACTGCtaaatgcagaaatgtgtatgtgtgtgtccctGCAGGGTCCCACGCAGGCCCTGGTCTCTGTTCTGCCCCAGGCTTCTCTGTGTTTGTTGGCACCTTCTATGGAAAGTGCAATTTCACAGACAGCTGCCCATCTTTTAGGAGAAGCAAGGCCTTTGGGAAAAGTAGCTCATTCCTAAGAATTTAAGGGAGCTGCTCTGTGGCAAGGGATGGACCAAGGGATGGACAGAGACCAGGGCATCTCTCACCAGCTATGTGCCATCCTGACTGGAGAGGACAGGTTTGCTGAAGGTGCGATGAGGGTCAGGTACTGCAATGGTCCCTTGTAGCTATTTTGAGGCAGCTCTGGCACAGCCTACAAGGATGACAGTGAAAGATGAGGGACGAAGGGCTGAAGGACTGTTCAGGTgatgtggaggggaggggagagggaggaataaAACCAGGTTCAGTTCAAGGAGATCCCTTCCAGCCAAGGATGCTTGAGTAGTTATCATGGCTTCCTCCCCTCGCCACAACTTTGTGCAAACCCAGTCCAAAGTCGGTGGACCACCCTGCCCCACAACTAGCCTCTGGGCAGCCCTCCCCTTCCTGCCACCCCCCCTTGATGCACCTGCAGAGCTGTGCCCCAAAGCCTATGCAcccctcccccacttcccccATCCTCTCCAGCCCTTGCACTAGGCTCCCTGCCCCCAAATGCACAATATTGTTTCCGTGTGTCCCTGtttctgccctgccctgctcccGATGTATGCCCCTGGCTGGTACGAGTGTCTGTTTTCGTTCTGTTTGTATCTGTAATTCATTAAAAGGCTGGTTCTACCTGACTGTGTCtctccatgtgtgtgtgtctttctctgtctctgtggACTGGCCCTACTAACTTCGCTCACTGCATCCTCCCACAAGTAGGATTGGGAGGGTGGTTTGCAAACGTTCCGCCTCCGGAGTTCTTTTCCCAGAGGGTTCTTGGATGGACAAGCagaaggcctcctcctccttcccagactGAGAGCATAACCTAGAAAAACACAGGGCAAGCTATCATTCAGGGGAGCCAATCTGCCACCAGTGAGCTTCTCACTGAGGGATCCCTGTTGGGTTTCCAAGAAGTCGCAAGGTCATCCAGAAGGAATCATTCCCACTACGTTCAAGGTTTGAGTGCTGCTGATTCAGTGGCGTAACATGGGTTGCCATGGCCCGGGGCTGCAcagaagggagggaaatggacagagtatgcatgcacatacagtggtatctgTGCCGCCCAGGAGACTGCAGCCACAGAGATCAGAAgagtctggagaggtcacttcatggttcgcatggagaagccgtttgcAATGGAAGTGTGCAGATGCATAgagggtgttgaaattttgcacccctaacaattttgcacccagggccacCCCATGCAACACCACTGTGTTgattatttcatttttgtttgatttattacatttccaccctacctttcctctaaggagcccaCAGTGGCAGGCATGGTTTACCCTGctctccattttaccctcacaacacccctgtaaggtaggttaggctgagagatggagactggcccaaggtcactgagtgagcttcatggctgagtgaggattttgACTCTAGTCACTAAGGTCCTTGCCtgaaactctaaccactatgccacactgcctctcatgTGCAGCTACAAGGTAATCACCCACTCCCAAGAGGTATGCGTTGGTAGGGGCTGGGGGAATCTCAAGCTTTTCAGAAGTATAAAAAAGCCGTAAGGGGGGAAAGAACCCCAGAAGCTTTCAAATAAGGACGGaaatactggtgtgtgtgtgtgtgtgtgtgtgtgtgtgtgtgttagagaaaaGAATGGCATGACTGGACTCCTGAACACGCTGCAAGGTTTTGTTGCAGTTCCACCACCCCAGACTACCGCAGTCTAATCTTTACCAGCTTTCCACACCATCTCTTCTGCAAGATCAGCAGATCTCAGCATATCCCCAGGGAACTGATCAATATGAACAACTGGCTGTGTTCCCACGAGATCTTACTTATAAACTCAGTGGCTTCTTTTGTAATCACCACAATCTTCACTTAGTTCAAGAAATGGAGATCTCAACCCAGAGGTTAGATTTCTGTAGGTTAGATTTTTCTCCTAGGGGAGTTCTCGCTGCTGAAAATTGCTGCTGCCCTTTACTGCAGTTTTGCAAAATCCATTTTGAGATGAGATGAGCAGGGGTGGGCACAGGGACCCACATGCGGTCACCCAGAGACTGTGGTCACAATGACTGCCTTCAATCTTTGACTTGCTCCCATTCTCATCCGAAGATCTCTAGATGGTTTACCTGGgtctcctcctgccctctggattcttacaacaaccctgtcaggtaggtcAGGCCGGGAGTTGGAGGCTGGCCCAAAAAAGCTGTTGCTCTCTAGGCGTCATAGGAGGTGGTGTGGAACAACCACAACATCATGTGATGGCAATAGCCAAGCCACCATCTGCCAGCCTCTCCTTCTCTCCAaacctgcaatacaggaataataAAGCACTAGCCTACCCTTTAAGGCTATTGTGTGAGGTCGTGCATAAAGCTCTTTCAGCCCTAATGCTTAATATGGGCATCAGCATTCTGCTTCATTCATAGGAAGCTgagccaggccactggtccatctttcctagtattgtctaccctggctggcagcagttcccTTTAGGGCTCTCTCTTAGCCCTGCCAAGCaatgctgggatttgaacctgggacaatggccctgcatacctgaaggagtgtctccaccctcatcgtacagcccagacactgagatccagctctgagggccttctagcggttccctaattgcgagaagtggggttacagggaactaggcagagggccttctcagtagtggcacctgcctgtggaatgccctcccaccagatgtcaaggaaacaaaccactatcagacttttagaagacatctgaaggcagccctgtatag comes from the Podarcis muralis chromosome 6, rPodMur119.hap1.1, whole genome shotgun sequence genome and includes:
- the FAM131A gene encoding protein FAM131A isoform X1, which gives rise to MLPKSRRALTIQEIAALARSSLHGISQVVKDHVTKPTAMAQGRVAHLIEWKGWCKPMDSPVALESTFNSYSDLSEGEQEARFAAGVAEQFAIAEAKLRAWSSVDGDDSNDESYDEDFATSTDTTQPADAASQLPPSTLLKGFLHSRLCQLNARQGSCDPESDSSQTTISPETLCSSLCSLEDSLLLKELGSPSELAAKLLGSMSGEEELLLSKLPPQTAGECAFRSLAQLECLDSMYSMSFTESCLSPTEDEGIPCKDYKGHEDSCQVRRKVSDVASSGVVSLDDNEEEEEEQEEDTGEQ